The following are encoded together in the Glycine soja cultivar W05 chromosome 5, ASM419377v2, whole genome shotgun sequence genome:
- the LOC114411277 gene encoding uncharacterized protein LOC114411277 — protein MSEREWSDSSSGSSRAAHLHLAQIPSQGCIIGLPVPMDLASDDRIWSIYVKSEEYRDCHKNLEVQVGQLAKQLADRPSSNFSANTEKNPKEECKVVMTRSRMATHVDEGKVEKKVEEHKQQLAAEPALEPVSDLVELEEVVEDEDDQQERETPIKESKEVPYPLVPSKKDKERHLAKFLDIFKKLEITLPFGEALQQMPLYAKFLKDMLTKKNQYIHSDTIVVEGNFSVVIQHILPPKHKDPRSVTILCSIGEVAVRKALINLGASINLMPLSMCRRLGELEIMPTRMTLQLADCSFIRPYGVIEDVLVRVKHLIFSADFIVMDIEEDVEIPLILGRPFMSTASCVVNMGKKKLQMAIEDQQISFDLFHEEKALPDQNVCLKVNVMDEKRLEKKVLEVGTLLDPG, from the exons ATTTAGCTCAAATCCCCTCCCAGGGATGCATAATCGGGTTGCCAGTTCCTATGGATCTGGCCTCAGACGACAGAATCTGGA GTATCTATGTCAAATCAGAAGAGTACAGAGACTGCCATAAGAATCTGGAAGTCCAAGTAGGACAGCTGGCTAAACAGTTGGCGGATCGACCATCAAGCAACTTTAGTGCTAACACCGAGAAAAATCCAAAAGAGGAGTGCAAAGTTGTCATGACAAGGAGCAGAATGGCAACCCATGTTGATGAAGGAAAAGTTGAGAAGAAAGTGGAGGAACATAAACAACAACTGGCAGCTGAGCCAGCACTAGAACCTGTTTCTGACTTAGTTGAACTTGAGGAAGTtgtggaagatgaagatgaccAACAGGAGAgagagacaccaataaaagaaa GCAAGGAGGTACCATATCcattggtaccttccaagaaggataAAGAGCGACACTTAGCCAAATTTCttgacatcttcaagaagcTGGAGATCACATTGCCTTTTGGAGAAGCTCTCCAACAGATGCcactctatgccaaatttttaaaagacatgCTGACGAAGAAGAACCAGTATATACACAGTGACACGATAGTTGTGGAAGGAAATTTTAGTGTTGTTATTCAACATATCCTTCCACCAAAGCATAAGGATCCCAGAAGTGTCACAATACTATGTTCTATTGGTGAAGTTGCAGTACGCAAGGCTCTTATTAACttgggagccagtatcaatttaatgccactctccatgtgccgGCGACTTGGAGAGTTAGAGATAATGCCCACTCGCATGACCTTACAGTTGGCTGATTGCTCCTTCATAAGACCctatggagtgattgaagacGTTTTGGTTAGGGTCAAACATTTGATCTTTTCAGCTGATTTTATAGTGATGGACATAGAAGAAGATGTTGAGATTCCCCTAATTCTTGGACGACCGTTTATGTCTACTGCAAGCTGTGTGGTAAACATGGGAAAGAAGAAACTACAAATGGCCATAGAAGACCAGCAGATCAGTTTCGATCTGTTTCATGAAGAGAAAGCATTGCCTGACCAAAATGTTTGTTTGAAGGTGAATGTGATGGATGAGAAAAGATTGGAGAAGAAGGTTCTGGAAGTTGGAACCTTGTTGGATCCAGGATAA